One Synechocystis sp. LKSZ1 genomic window, TTATCGGTTTTTCTGTGAATGACACGGTTGTCATCTATGACCGCATCCGGGAAACCCTAACCCTCAATCCCAATGATTCGGTAAATGAAATTGTCGAGGCAGCCGTTAATCAAACCCTATCGCGTTCTATCAATACAACCCTAACGGCTTTATTACCCTTGATCGCTATTTTCTTCTTTGGCGGCGAAACCTTGAAGTTTTTTGCCCTGGCCCTAATCATTGGCTTTACTAGCGGAGCCTACTCCAGCATTTTTATTGCCAGTACTCTCTGGGCTTGGTGGCGGAATCGTCGCAATTCAGGGAAACAGACCGCTCCAGCCTAGGGAGACTCAACTCCCCCAAGGGGTAAGCGGAAGAGGAGCGATAACAGGCCAAAACTAATTAAGACCATGCCACTAATGGGGTTAAGCCAGCGACTCCACTGTCGCAGGGCCAAGAGCCGTTTCAAGGCCCCGGTAAAGAGGCCGACTACAACCAACGGCAACACATAGCCCAGGGTATAGGCCAAGAGCAGGCCGGCTCCCAGCAACAGATCCTGGGTTCCTGCCACCCAGACCAGCAGACTGCCTAAGACGGGAGTGCTACAGGGCGAGGCCACCAGGCCAAAGGTCAAACCGATCAGATAAGAACGCAGGGCCGGGGGAAAATCTGCCTGAATCCAGTCGGTACTGCCCAGACTAGGAAAACGTAGGGGAATCAGCTCTAACAGATTGAGGCCCATAATAATGGCGATGAGGCTCACCAGCAGGGGGAGGCCCCAACCAATTTGGCCATAGACTTGGCCCAAGGCGGCGGCCATTAAGCCTAGGCCGGCTAATGTCGTTGCTAGGCCTAGAGCAAACCACAGAGATTGCCACGAGCGTTGACCTGGGCCTTGTTGGTCATAACCGCCGATATAGGCAATGGTCAAGGGGAGCATGGAAAGCATACAGGGCGTCAGGCTAGTGAGTAGGCCCGCTCCCCAGATTAGGGCCAGACTCCAGGGGGTCAAATGGGTTAATTGCTCACTGACCAAGTTATTGGCCCACTGTTGTACATAAAAGAGAGCCGTATTCAGGGTTTCCAGCATGGCGAGGATTAACGGCGTAGGAGGCCGCCATAATAGAGTTCTTCAGTTTTGACGGTAATCACCTGGGGCGGTGTGGCATCGGGAGGATAGAGAAAATCGAGGCTGACGTGGCGTTTTTCCCCAGGCTCAAGGTTTAGCATAATCAAAGGACTGCCCATCTGGCCTTGACGTTGGGTGATGTGAAAATAGCGGTCTTGGACCTGGCCCTGGTCATCCTGGTAGCTTACCTTCACGGTACCCCGGAAAAAAACTTGACCATTGGGATTACTCAGGAAGAAAAGCCGGTCTTTGTACTGGTCTTGCTTGAGGGGGGTCTGTAAGCTGAGGCTAACACTCTGGCGACTCTTGGTGCCATTGTAGAGCGGTAGATCGAGTTGGTAGTGAACCCCATAGTTACCGTTGGCCAGATAGGCTGTATCTGGGTAGCGGGCCAGCATCGGCGCACTCTGAATTTGGCTCGTGCCGTGGGTGCCGACATCCAGGGTACTCAGGGGATAGGAAAAGGACTGCCCGCGGCTAGGAATGCTCAGGACATTAGTTCCGGGGCGATCCAGGAGGGCCCCTTTCCACTCTGAGCCCAGGGAGATGCCCGCAACCCGGCCATAGATGGGTCGGGAGTAAGCACTGCGCTGAATTTGCTCTGGGGGAGTCGGGGCCTTATCTCGGGGCGTTGCCAGGCGGCCTCGGACGAGGAGGGCTTCCCAATCTGCCTGGGAAGGCGGCCGTAGTTTGGGGGGAGTCGGTTTTTGTTCCTTGGCCGAGGCAATGGTTTCCGGTAATTCCTGAATGGCCTGCATCGCTAGGTTTGCCATATAGACTGGGCCATCACTCTCTAGACGAAGGTAGGTGGAACGGGCGTTACTCCGTGGGATGGGGAGGGTAAAGAGAAGACGGGTCTGGCCAGGGCCAATAATAATTTGGCTAGGAAAGCTGGTTTGGCTTTTGCCCCGTAAAATGCTGCTCATCAAGCGAGAACCTGGCCCGGAAAAGACTTGGCCCTTGGGATCTTCCACCAGGGAAGGGAGTTCAACAAAGGGGGCATCGGGAGAAGTGAGGTAACTGGCCCCTTGCAAAATCTTGACCCGTACAAAGCGATTGCTGGGATTAGAGACTAAAACCCCCTGGTAGAGGAGCCGGGAATCAAAGGGACGGGCAATATGATGGGAGAAAAAATCAAAGCGACCGTTGAGGGGTTTGTTGAGGTGGGCCCGGGGGTCGTATTTCCCTTCCTGGGGATAGGTGGACAGGAGAATCCCATCGCCTACCACGACTTCGGGACTATTGCTATTGAAAACAGGTACATCGTTCAGTTGGCCGGGAAGGGGCCGAATTTCCTGGGGCTGGGTAATATATTCGGCCTGAATTGGAGGTAAAGGGGCCGTAACTACCTGGGCCAGCATCAGTGAAGGAAGGAACGATAGCATAGATATCCTCGGTGGGAGGTCAGAATAGGTCTGGTTTGCTTCCCTATTAAGATTGCTAGCTGGAACCCTTCTTGTCAAGTCATCGTCTAATCATCAATTTTGCCTCAGCGTGAGGAAAGGCCCCTCCGGCTCAACCCCATCAACCGCGCCATCTATGATGTCTACGGGGCCAGGAGCGTCTCGATCAGGGCCAGTAGTTCCTTTAACTTAACGGGTTTGCTGATGTATTCGTTGGCCCCTGCGGCTAAACAGCGTTCCCGGTCTCCCTCCATGGCCAGGGCCGTGAGGGCAATAATCGGTGTCTGGGTCAGGTCAGGGTTGGCCCGAATCCGTTGGATGGCTTCTAGACCACTAATGCGGGGCATTTGAATATCCATCAAAATCAAGTCGGGATGATGGGCCTCTGCCAGCGCAAGGGCTTCCTCACCATCCTTAGCGGAGAGCAGACGGTATCCCTTGACTTGTAGATAGCCGACCATCGTCAATGCATTAGCGGCATTATCCTCAGCCAATAGCAGGAGGGGGGGAGTGTCCCGCGCAGTCAAGGGAATTGTTTTATCCGCGACGGCTTCTGGCTGTCGTTCCGAAGGTAGTGATACGCAGGGCAGGTCAATACTAAAGCAACTCCCCACCCCCACTTCGCTAGTTAAGCTCACCTGACCACCGTGGAGCTCGACCAAACGCTTGACCAGGGCCAGGCCTAAGCCAGTGCCTTCATATTGGCGATTCAGGTCGCTATCCACTTGTATGAAGGGTTGAAACAACTTTTGAATGTCCTGATCGCTAATACCAATGCCCGTATCCTTCACAGCAATCCGCACAAAATCCGTCAAGGGGGGAGGCTCCGTTTGCAAAAAACGCTCCACGCTTTCTTGGGGTTGGCGATAAATACGGACACGGGTAATTCCCTCTTCCGTCGTGGTGGTTAGCGGCTGGGGAATATAACTAACGGCTAGGGTTACGGTGCCCCCTGGGGGCGTAAACTTGACAGCATTATTCAACAGATTGATCAGTACCTGCCGAATCCGACGCTCATCCACCCACAGATCGGGCAGTCGGGCCGGGAACTGAGTCTCTAACTGAATTCCTTTTTGTGAGGCATGATGCTTGATAAAGTCCAGGCTCGATTGACACAGGGGAATCACTGGCGTCACAACCTGATCGAGCACCAGATGGCCGGCCTCAATCTTAGCTAGATCAAGAATATCGTTAATCAAAGACAGTAGATGACTGCCACTGCGCTCAATAGTAACGATGGCCTTACGTTGTTCTGGGGTTATGGCCCCAAAGATTTCCTCCTGTAGTCCTTCGGCCATGCCCAGAATGGCATTGAGGGGTGTTCGTAGTTCATGGCTGGTATTGGCTAAAAATTCATCCTTGAGACGATTGGCTCGGGTTAATTCCTCGTTAGCCTGAGCCAACTGCTGGTTCCGTTCGTCGATCAGTTTTTGGGCCTGTTGCCGTTCCTGCAATTCCTGTTGTAACTGCTGAAAGAGGTCGGCCTGCTGAATGGCAATGGCCAATTGGTTAGACAGGTGCTGGCAAAAGTCGATTTCCTCCAGTTGCCACTGACGCGTTCGATGACACTGGTGCAGACAGAGCAGACCCCACAGTTGGCCCCCACAGAGGAGGGGCATCACCAAATTGGCCCGAACCTGAATTAAGGATAGGACATTAGTATGGCATTCCTCCAAATCATAGATATTTTCCATGGCGGCGTACCGCCCTTGTTGATAAAGGGGAGCGAACTTATCCCCAAAGCAATGGTCATGGATATGAATACCCACCACGGATAAAATTCCCTCACCAAAGGACTCTGCAACAAATTCTCCGTCATCACAGCCCGAATCGGGATAGAACTTAAAGATGCCCACCCGGTCCACCCCCATCACCACCCGAATTTCCTGGCAAGCGGTATCAAAGATCCTTTGCAAATCCAGGGATTGGCGAATGCGCTGGCTGATCTCCGCCAATAGAGTTGCCCGTTCCGCTCGTTGACGGCGGATGTCTTCTTCCTCAATCCACTCCGTAATATCCCGAGCAATGGCAAACATTTTATCCTCGCTAATTACCGTTCGCCATTCAAGCCAACGATAGGAGCCGTCCTGACAGCGATAGCGATTGGTGAAGTCAGGAATTGCTCGGTGAACCATCAGTTCAGCGGCAATATCTTTGGTTTTTTGCCAGTCATCAGGGTGGACGTAATCCATGAAGTAGGCCCCCTCCAGTTCCGCCACCTCGTAGCCTAAAACCTCCGTCCATTGCTGGTTAACCCGTACAATTCGGCCATCTAAGGTGCCGATATACATCAGGTCAAGAGACAGGGAAAAGAAACGATTTAATTCCTCGGATTTGGCTTGGAAGGCCAACTCAGCCGCTTTCCGGGTTGTTAAGTCGAGTACGGTGCCAACGATTTGTACAACTTTTCCCGTTGCGTCTGTCAGGGGCTCTCCCCGAGCCAGGCAATAGCCGAGACTCCCGTCGGTTCGATAAAAACGGCATTCTATCTCGTAGGGCCTGGCCTGGCTAATGGCATTCTGTACCACTTGCGCATGGAGACTACGATCCTCTGGATGTAGAAGGGTTTGGAGTTCCTCAAAAGTCGGGGCTCCCAGGGCCTGGGGCCGGCCAAAAAGTCGGAAAATTTCCTCTGACCAAATACTCTCGCCCGTTGCCACATCAAACTCATAACTCCCCACTTGGGCAATACGTTGAGCCGTTCTGAGGTTGGCTTCCCGTTTGCGGAGTTGAATTTCTGCCCGTTTCTGCTCGGTGATATCGGTGAGCAGGGACATGGAACCCATAAATTGTCCTTGATCATCTAAAACAGGGCTAGCAGAAGCCAGGACGAGAAGGGCCCTGCCATCGGGCCGACGGAGGGGGAGTTCATAGTGCTCACTGATCCCTTGCCGACGCCAAGCAAGATGCTGTTCCACGAAGGCCTGATCCTTATCCGCGACAAATTCAAACAAAGACCGCCCCGGCATGTCCTCAACACGGGTTCCCAGCATCGCCGCCAGAGCCGGATTACAAAACAGGGTTTTCGCGTCGGCATCAATCACCCAAATCCCTTCCAGGGCCGTTTCAAAAACTTGTCGATATTTGGCTTCACTGCGACGCAGGGCCAACTCGATGGTTTTACGTTCACTAATATCCCGAAAAATGCCTTGAATTAGGGTATGGTTCTGTACTTCAATCACTGAAGCGGTAATATCAACAGGCACTAACTCCCCATTCCGACAGAGAAAATTAACGTCATGTACCTGGGAACGTCTTTGCTCGGCCAAGTCCTCAAAGGCCTGGATCACTTTCGGCACATCCTCAGGGTGATGGAGTTGGCTAAAATGCATCCCCATTAATTCTGTCCGTGGGTAGCCGAGAAGCATTTCTGCCTTACGATTGACTTCTAAAATATAGCCTTGCTGATTGGCCAGAATGATGGCATCCCCAGCCCCTTCCATTAGGGCCTGGTAGCGAATTTTTTGGGCTTCTAGCTCTTCCGTTCGCTGGATCACCCGAGTTTCTAACTCTGTATTTAATCGTTGTAATTCCAGTTCCGCTTCCGTCAGTTGGGTAATGTCCTGCACCGTTCCCTGACAAAAATAAGGAACACCCTCCTCGGTGTAGAGGGTTTCGCACTGCTCCTGGAGGTACTTAATGCGACCATCGGGCATCAGCAAACGATGCACAATGTCGTAGGGAAGGCCATTATCGAGGTGTTGCGTAAAGGCTTCGTTGACCCGTTCTCGATCCTCTGGATGCACAAGGTCTAAGAACGCTTCGTAGGAAACCTCGAATTGCTCTGGATCTAACTCAAAGATCCGAAAGACTTCCTCCGACCAATAGGCCTGATGGCTTTGCAAGTCCATCTCCCAACTGCCAACGTGGGCGATTCGTTGGCTATCCCGTAACCGTTGGGCCGAAAGGGTGTTAGCCGTGCTGTCTGGGTTCAGGGCCTGGAGAAGATTATCCCGTGTGATCAGGCCCAGGAGATGGCCCTGCTCATCCAGGAGGGGGAGGCTCGGACAGCAATTTTGTTGAAATTTGCGAATGAGACGGAGGGGGTCATTTAATTCCCAGGGCCGCAGACTGGCCTGGAGGGGATGCAAGACCTCTGCTACAGTGACCGTTGCCAGGGCCTGATTTTGCACCAGGGCCTCCACAATATCGCGCTCGGCTAACATGCCAAC contains:
- a CDS encoding cytochrome c biogenesis protein CcdA, with the translated sequence MLETLNTALFYVQQWANNLVSEQLTHLTPWSLALIWGAGLLTSLTPCMLSMLPLTIAYIGGYDQQGPGQRSWQSLWFALGLATTLAGLGLMAAALGQVYGQIGWGLPLLVSLIAIIMGLNLLELIPLRFPSLGSTDWIQADFPPALRSYLIGLTFGLVASPCSTPVLGSLLVWVAGTQDLLLGAGLLLAYTLGYVLPLVVVGLFTGALKRLLALRQWSRWLNPISGMVLISFGLLSLLFRLPLGGVESP
- a CDS encoding DUF3370 domain-containing protein, with the translated sequence MLSFLPSLMLAQVVTAPLPPIQAEYITQPQEIRPLPGQLNDVPVFNSNSPEVVVGDGILLSTYPQEGKYDPRAHLNKPLNGRFDFFSHHIARPFDSRLLYQGVLVSNPSNRFVRVKILQGASYLTSPDAPFVELPSLVEDPKGQVFSGPGSRLMSSILRGKSQTSFPSQIIIGPGQTRLLFTLPIPRSNARSTYLRLESDGPVYMANLAMQAIQELPETIASAKEQKPTPPKLRPPSQADWEALLVRGRLATPRDKAPTPPEQIQRSAYSRPIYGRVAGISLGSEWKGALLDRPGTNVLSIPSRGQSFSYPLSTLDVGTHGTSQIQSAPMLARYPDTAYLANGNYGVHYQLDLPLYNGTKSRQSVSLSLQTPLKQDQYKDRLFFLSNPNGQVFFRGTVKVSYQDDQGQVQDRYFHITQRQGQMGSPLIMLNLEPGEKRHVSLDFLYPPDATPPQVITVKTEELYYGGLLRR
- a CDS encoding PTPA-CTERM sorting domain-containing protein, encoding MALLAEPTPAFLLPVLSGLGGGIVAIQGNRPLQPRETQLPQGVSGRGAITGQN
- a CDS encoding PAS domain S-box protein codes for the protein MLTPQAIESSIIRNPVTISPAMTLQAVITELGRWPLGSRCGCLLVIAEEKIVGMLAERDIVEALVQNQALATVTVAEVLHPLQASLRPWELNDPLRLIRKFQQNCCPSLPLLDEQGHLLGLITRDNLLQALNPDSTANTLSAQRLRDSQRIAHVGSWEMDLQSHQAYWSEEVFRIFELDPEQFEVSYEAFLDLVHPEDRERVNEAFTQHLDNGLPYDIVHRLLMPDGRIKYLQEQCETLYTEEGVPYFCQGTVQDITQLTEAELELQRLNTELETRVIQRTEELEAQKIRYQALMEGAGDAIILANQQGYILEVNRKAEMLLGYPRTELMGMHFSQLHHPEDVPKVIQAFEDLAEQRRSQVHDVNFLCRNGELVPVDITASVIEVQNHTLIQGIFRDISERKTIELALRRSEAKYRQVFETALEGIWVIDADAKTLFCNPALAAMLGTRVEDMPGRSLFEFVADKDQAFVEQHLAWRRQGISEHYELPLRRPDGRALLVLASASPVLDDQGQFMGSMSLLTDITEQKRAEIQLRKREANLRTAQRIAQVGSYEFDVATGESIWSEEIFRLFGRPQALGAPTFEELQTLLHPEDRSLHAQVVQNAISQARPYEIECRFYRTDGSLGYCLARGEPLTDATGKVVQIVGTVLDLTTRKAAELAFQAKSEELNRFFSLSLDLMYIGTLDGRIVRVNQQWTEVLGYEVAELEGAYFMDYVHPDDWQKTKDIAAELMVHRAIPDFTNRYRCQDGSYRWLEWRTVISEDKMFAIARDITEWIEEEDIRRQRAERATLLAEISQRIRQSLDLQRIFDTACQEIRVVMGVDRVGIFKFYPDSGCDDGEFVAESFGEGILSVVGIHIHDHCFGDKFAPLYQQGRYAAMENIYDLEECHTNVLSLIQVRANLVMPLLCGGQLWGLLCLHQCHRTRQWQLEEIDFCQHLSNQLAIAIQQADLFQQLQQELQERQQAQKLIDERNQQLAQANEELTRANRLKDEFLANTSHELRTPLNAILGMAEGLQEEIFGAITPEQRKAIVTIERSGSHLLSLINDILDLAKIEAGHLVLDQVVTPVIPLCQSSLDFIKHHASQKGIQLETQFPARLPDLWVDERRIRQVLINLLNNAVKFTPPGGTVTLAVSYIPQPLTTTTEEGITRVRIYRQPQESVERFLQTEPPPLTDFVRIAVKDTGIGISDQDIQKLFQPFIQVDSDLNRQYEGTGLGLALVKRLVELHGGQVSLTSEVGVGSCFSIDLPCVSLPSERQPEAVADKTIPLTARDTPPLLLLAEDNAANALTMVGYLQVKGYRLLSAKDGEEALALAEAHHPDLILMDIQMPRISGLEAIQRIRANPDLTQTPIIALTALAMEGDRERCLAAGANEYISKPVKLKELLALIETLLAP